The following coding sequences lie in one Pseudorasbora parva isolate DD20220531a chromosome 18, ASM2467924v1, whole genome shotgun sequence genomic window:
- the LOC137047082 gene encoding chemokine XC receptor 1-like encodes MNISSDIFSTDGSNSSDHLFFNGTGDEISFDTFSNVYFITFLLGVPINSYVIWLIVTGTGNGLAAEFFTLNLTVCEILICIQLLLIILRYKFIILWTAVLFLDGLATTGRPLFQCLMCVERYLAVLHPVTFLKFKPLRYRVICCVFIWPICLGSSLFSLFSYHARNIFIFTILFRFLLYLSIQVFCLVAVLRALKQSGPGERGRERKEENHMKRRAFYLILITTVTMVLALVGEEMNISSEIFPTDGSNFSDYFIYNGTEDEMGFSMTSLADIVILLLGFPINSYVIWLIVTGTGNGLAAEFFSLNLSITFVFFDCTQ; translated from the exons ATGAACATCTCAAGCGATATCTTCTCCACTGATGGATCAAACTCATCTGATCACTTATTTTTCAATGGCACTGGGGATGAAATTAGTTTTGATACATTctcaaatgtatattttatcaCCTTTCTGTTGGGTGTTCCTATCAACTCCTATGTGATATGGCTTATAGTAACAGGAACTGGCAATGGACTTGCAGCAGAATTCTTCACTTTGAACCTCACTGTATGTGAGATATTAATTTGTATACAATTgcttttaattattttgaggTATAAATTTATCATTCTTTGGACAGCTGTGCTTTTTTTAGATGGACTAGCCACAACTGGCCGTCCTCTGTTTCAGTGTCTGATGTGTGTTGAGCGTTACCTGGCGGTGCTTCATCCTGTAACCTTTCTGAAGTTCAAACCTCTCAGATATAGAGTGATCTGCTGTGTTTTTATTTGGCCAATATGCCTTGGCTCCAGTTTGTTCAGCCTATTTAGCTATCACGCAcgcaatatttttatatttacaatCCTCTTCCGGTTCCTCCTCTACCTCTCCATCCAGGTGTTTTGTCTTGTGGCTGTTCTCAGAGCTCTGAAGCAGTCAGGAccaggagagagagggagagagagaaaggaggAAAACCACATGAAGAGAAGAGCATTTTATCTCATTTTGATAACTACTGTGACAATG GTTTTGGCTCTGGTGGG TGAAGAGATGAACATCTCCAGTGAAATCTTCCCCACTGATGGATCAAACTTTTCTGACTACTTCATTTACAACGGCACTGAGGATGAGATGGGGTTTTCAATGACCTCGCTGGCAGATATCGTCATCCTTCTACTGGGTTTTCCTATCAACTCCTACGTGATATGGCTTATAGTGACAGGAACAGGGAATGGACTCGCTGCAGAGTTCTTCAGTCTCAACCTCTCC ATCACGTTTGTGTTTTTTGACTGCACACAGTGA